The following proteins are co-located in the Castanea sativa cultivar Marrone di Chiusa Pesio chromosome 8, ASM4071231v1 genome:
- the LOC142605576 gene encoding E3 ubiquitin-protein ligase SDIR1-like isoform X2, with product MSFVFRGSRADIESGFPGFVPEPPAMRMHTVRPVNTNSLAFLVTVLLLFMILNSNQMSPNFLIWLVVGVFLMATILRMYATCQQLQAQARAHAAAASGLLGHTELRLHMPPSIAFATRGRLQGLRLQLALLDREFDDLDYDTLRALDSDNTSTTPSMSEEEINTLPVHKYRVAGSENHSSSWQQASSSSGPAETKQDFRKADGSIRGPDDELTCSICLEQVNMGELVRSLPCLHQFHANCIDPWLRQQGTCPVCKFSVGSGWQDRRESESDGSDMV from the exons ATGAGTTTTGTTTTCCGAGGGAGTAGAGCAGATATTGAAAGTGGATTTCCAGGATTTGTTCCTGAACCACCAGCAATG CGCATGCACACAGTGCGGCCGGTTAATACCAACTCACTTGCTTTTCTTGTCACAG TTCTTTTGCTTTTCATGATTTTGAACTCTAATCAGATGTCACCAAACTTTTTG ATCTGGCTAGTTGTGGGTGTCTTTTTGATGGCCACAATCCTAAGGATGTATGCAACTTGTCAACAACTTCAAGCTCAGGCCCGGGCTCATGCTGCGGCAGCCAGTGGCTTGCTAGGTCATACTGAACTGCGACTACACATGCCACCATCAATAGCTTTTGCAACAAGAGGACGATTACAAGGACTAAGACTCCAGCTTGCACTTCTTGACCGAGAGTTTGATGATCTAG ATTATGATACTCTCAGAGCATTGGATTCTGATAATACTTCCACCACTCCTTCAATGAGTGAGGAAGAGATAAATACTTTACCTGTTCACAAGTACAGAGTTGCTGGCTCAGAGAA tcaCAGTTCATCATGGCAACAGGCATCATCTTCTTCAGGCCCAGCTGAG ACTAAGCAAGACTTTAGAAAGGCGGATGGGAGCATCAGGGGGCCAGATGATGAACTGACATGCAGCATTTGCTTGGAGCAAGTTAATATGGGGGAGCTAGTTCGTAGCTTGCCATGTTTACATCAG TTTCATGCCAATTGCATTGATCCATGGCTGCGGCAACAAGGCACATGCCCTGTTTGTAAATTTAGTGTGGGATCGGGATGGCAGGATAGAAGGGAGAGTGAATCAGATGGTTCAGACATGGTTTAA
- the LOC142608262 gene encoding zinc transporter 2-like, which translates to MASISSLKTMKSTTLLFCLVVLQLSLIKGQGGNDQSSSDQVNLHSKHLILVKVWCLIILLVSTFAFGVSPYFFRWNESFLLLGTQFAGGVFLATSLIHFLSDSAGTFADLTTKTYPFAFMLASAGYVLTLLADCIVAYLTSGSKREARILLVDEGRTPEQPKEVHVDVNPEFLKTTSFGDALLLILALCFHSVFEGIAVGVSATEGEAWRNLWTISLHKMFAAISMGIALLKMLPKRPFLSTAAYSFAFAVSSPVGVGIGIAIDATTQGQTANWIYAISMGIACGVFVYVAINHLMAKGYTPQSECYFDTPFYKFLAVLLGVTVLAIVMIWDT; encoded by the exons ATGGCTTCCATTTCTTCTTTGAAAACCATGAAGTCAACTACTTTGCTTTTCTGTCTCGTAGTCCTCCAATTATCCCTCATCAAAGGTCAAGGTGGCAATGATCAGAGCAGCAGCGATCAAGTAAATTTGCACTCAAAGCACTTGATTCTTGTTAAAGTATGGTGCTTGATAATCCTACTAGTAAGCACTTTTGCATTTGGGGTCTCTCCCTACTTTTTCCGATGGAACGAAAGCTTTCTTCTCTTGGGAACGCAATTTGCTGGTGGGGTTTTCCTGGCAACCTCTCTGATCCATTTCTTGAGTGATTCAGCTGGGACCTTTGCAGACCTCACTACCAAAACATACCCTTTTGCATTCATGTTAGCATCGGCAGGTTATGTTTTGACATTGCTTGCTGATTGCATAGTGGCTTATCTTACAAGTGGTAGCAAAAGAGAAGCTAGAATTCTGTTAGTGGACGAAGGAAGGACACCTGAGCAACCTAAAGAGGTGCATGTTGATGTCAACCCAGAGTTCTTGAAGACAACCTCTTTTGGAGACGCCTTACTACTCATCCTCGCCTTGTGTTTTCATTCAGTATTTGAGGGTATTGCTGTGGGAGTTTCAG CTACTGAGGGTGAAGCATGGAGGAATCTGTGGACAATATCCTTGCACAAAATGTTTGCAGCCATTTCAATGGGAATAGCATTGCTCAAGATGCTACCAAAGAGGCCATTTCTGTCAACTGCGGCTTATTCATTTGCTTTTGCTGTATCTAGCCCAGTTGGAGTTGGGATTGGCATTGCTATTGATGCCACAACTCAAGGACAAACAGCTAATTGGATCTATGCTATCTCAATGGGCATTGCTTGTGGGGTTTTCGTCTATGTTGCCATCAACCATCTTATGGCAAAGGGCTACACACCCCAATCTGAATGTTATTTTGACACTCCCTTCTACAAATTTCTTGCTGTGCTACTTGGAGTGACCGTTCTAGCGATTGTGATGATTTGGGATACATAA
- the LOC142605576 gene encoding E3 ubiquitin-protein ligase SDIR1-like isoform X1: MSFVFRGSRADIESGFPGFVPEPPAMRMHTVRPVNTNSLAFLVTAVLLLFMILNSNQMSPNFLIWLVVGVFLMATILRMYATCQQLQAQARAHAAAASGLLGHTELRLHMPPSIAFATRGRLQGLRLQLALLDREFDDLDYDTLRALDSDNTSTTPSMSEEEINTLPVHKYRVAGSENHSSSWQQASSSSGPAETKQDFRKADGSIRGPDDELTCSICLEQVNMGELVRSLPCLHQFHANCIDPWLRQQGTCPVCKFSVGSGWQDRRESESDGSDMV; encoded by the exons ATGAGTTTTGTTTTCCGAGGGAGTAGAGCAGATATTGAAAGTGGATTTCCAGGATTTGTTCCTGAACCACCAGCAATG CGCATGCACACAGTGCGGCCGGTTAATACCAACTCACTTGCTTTTCTTGTCACAG CAGTTCTTTTGCTTTTCATGATTTTGAACTCTAATCAGATGTCACCAAACTTTTTG ATCTGGCTAGTTGTGGGTGTCTTTTTGATGGCCACAATCCTAAGGATGTATGCAACTTGTCAACAACTTCAAGCTCAGGCCCGGGCTCATGCTGCGGCAGCCAGTGGCTTGCTAGGTCATACTGAACTGCGACTACACATGCCACCATCAATAGCTTTTGCAACAAGAGGACGATTACAAGGACTAAGACTCCAGCTTGCACTTCTTGACCGAGAGTTTGATGATCTAG ATTATGATACTCTCAGAGCATTGGATTCTGATAATACTTCCACCACTCCTTCAATGAGTGAGGAAGAGATAAATACTTTACCTGTTCACAAGTACAGAGTTGCTGGCTCAGAGAA tcaCAGTTCATCATGGCAACAGGCATCATCTTCTTCAGGCCCAGCTGAG ACTAAGCAAGACTTTAGAAAGGCGGATGGGAGCATCAGGGGGCCAGATGATGAACTGACATGCAGCATTTGCTTGGAGCAAGTTAATATGGGGGAGCTAGTTCGTAGCTTGCCATGTTTACATCAG TTTCATGCCAATTGCATTGATCCATGGCTGCGGCAACAAGGCACATGCCCTGTTTGTAAATTTAGTGTGGGATCGGGATGGCAGGATAGAAGGGAGAGTGAATCAGATGGTTCAGACATGGTTTAA
- the LOC142608190 gene encoding zinc transporter 2-like, with the protein MASISSLKTLKSTTLLFCLVVLQLSLIKGQGGNDQSSSDQVNLHSKHLILVKVWCLIILLVSTFAFGVSPYFFRWNESFLLLGTQFAGGVFLATSLIHFLSDSAGTFADLTTKTYPFAFMLASAGYVLTLLADCIVAHVTSGGKRDARVLVLEEGRTPEEQPKEVHVDVNPEFLKTTSFGDALLLILALCFHSVFEGIAVGVSATEADAWKNLWTISLHKVFAAISMGIALLRMLPKRPFLSTAAYSFAFAISSPVGVGIGIAIDATTQGQTANWIYAISMGLACGVFVYVAINHLMAKGYTPQSECYFDTPFYKFLAVLLGVTVLAIVMIWGS; encoded by the exons ATGGCTTCCATTTCTTCTTTGAAAACCCTGAAGTCAACTACTTTGCTTTTCTGTCTCGTAGTCCTCCAATTATCCCTCATCAAAGGTCAAGGTGGCAATGATCAGAGCAGCAGCGATCAAGTAAATTTGCACTCAAAGCACTTGATTCTTGTTAAAGTATGGTGCTTGATAATCCTACTAGTAAGCACTTTTGCATTTGGGGTCTCTCCCTACTTTTTCCGATGGAACGAAAGCTTTCTTCTCTTGGGAACGCAATTTGCTGGTGGGGTTTTCCTGGCAACCTCTCTGATTCATTTCTTGAGTGATTCAGCTGGGACCTTTGCAGACCTCACGACCAAAACATACCCTTTTGCATTCATGTTAGCATCGGCAGGTTATGTTCTCACCCTGCTTGCTGATTGCATTGTGGCTCATGTTACAAGTGGTGGCAAAAGAGATGCTAGAGTTCTGGTTTTGGAAGAAGGAAGGACACCTGAGGAGCAACCTAAAGAGGTGCATGTTGATGTCAACCCAGAGTTCTTGAAGACAACCTCTTTTGGAGACGCCTTACTACTCATCCTCGCCTTGTGTTTTCATTCAGTATTTGAGGGTATTGCTGTGGGAGTTTCAG CTACTGAGGCTGATGCATGGAAGAATCTGTGGACAATATCCTTGCACAAAGTCTTTGCAGCCATTTCAATGGGCATAGCATTGCTCAGGATGCTACCAAAGAGGCCATTTCTGTCAACTGCGGCTTATTCGTTTGCTTTTGCTATATCTAGCCCTGTTGGAGTTGGGATTGGCATTGCTATTGATGCCACAACTCAAGGACAAACAGCTAATTGGATCTATGCTATCTCAATGGGCCTTGCTTGTGGGGTTTTCGTCTATGTTGCCATCAACCATCTTATGGCAAAAGGCTACACACCCCAATCTGAATGTTATTTTGACACTCCATTCTACAAATTTCTTGCTGTGCTTCTTGGAGTGACCGTTCTAGCCATTGTGATGATTTGGGGTTCATAA
- the LOC142605576 gene encoding E3 ubiquitin-protein ligase SDIR1-like isoform X3, translating to MSFVFRGSRADIESGFPGFVPEPPAMRMHTVRPVNTNSLAFLVTAVLLLFMILNSNQMSPNFLIWLVVGVFLMATILRMYATCQQLQAQARAHAAAASGLLGHTELRLHMPPSIAFATRGRLQGLRLQLALLDREFDDLDYDTLRALDSDNTSTTPSMSEEEINTLPVHKYRVAGSENSSWQQASSSSGPAETKQDFRKADGSIRGPDDELTCSICLEQVNMGELVRSLPCLHQFHANCIDPWLRQQGTCPVCKFSVGSGWQDRRESESDGSDMV from the exons ATGAGTTTTGTTTTCCGAGGGAGTAGAGCAGATATTGAAAGTGGATTTCCAGGATTTGTTCCTGAACCACCAGCAATG CGCATGCACACAGTGCGGCCGGTTAATACCAACTCACTTGCTTTTCTTGTCACAG CAGTTCTTTTGCTTTTCATGATTTTGAACTCTAATCAGATGTCACCAAACTTTTTG ATCTGGCTAGTTGTGGGTGTCTTTTTGATGGCCACAATCCTAAGGATGTATGCAACTTGTCAACAACTTCAAGCTCAGGCCCGGGCTCATGCTGCGGCAGCCAGTGGCTTGCTAGGTCATACTGAACTGCGACTACACATGCCACCATCAATAGCTTTTGCAACAAGAGGACGATTACAAGGACTAAGACTCCAGCTTGCACTTCTTGACCGAGAGTTTGATGATCTAG ATTATGATACTCTCAGAGCATTGGATTCTGATAATACTTCCACCACTCCTTCAATGAGTGAGGAAGAGATAAATACTTTACCTGTTCACAAGTACAGAGTTGCTGGCTCAGAGAA TTCATCATGGCAACAGGCATCATCTTCTTCAGGCCCAGCTGAG ACTAAGCAAGACTTTAGAAAGGCGGATGGGAGCATCAGGGGGCCAGATGATGAACTGACATGCAGCATTTGCTTGGAGCAAGTTAATATGGGGGAGCTAGTTCGTAGCTTGCCATGTTTACATCAG TTTCATGCCAATTGCATTGATCCATGGCTGCGGCAACAAGGCACATGCCCTGTTTGTAAATTTAGTGTGGGATCGGGATGGCAGGATAGAAGGGAGAGTGAATCAGATGGTTCAGACATGGTTTAA
- the LOC142605576 gene encoding E3 ubiquitin-protein ligase SDIR1-like isoform X4, producing MSFVFRGSRADIESGFPGFVPEPPAMRMHTVRPVNTNSLAFLVTVLLLFMILNSNQMSPNFLIWLVVGVFLMATILRMYATCQQLQAQARAHAAAASGLLGHTELRLHMPPSIAFATRGRLQGLRLQLALLDREFDDLDYDTLRALDSDNTSTTPSMSEEEINTLPVHKYRVAGSENSSWQQASSSSGPAETKQDFRKADGSIRGPDDELTCSICLEQVNMGELVRSLPCLHQFHANCIDPWLRQQGTCPVCKFSVGSGWQDRRESESDGSDMV from the exons ATGAGTTTTGTTTTCCGAGGGAGTAGAGCAGATATTGAAAGTGGATTTCCAGGATTTGTTCCTGAACCACCAGCAATG CGCATGCACACAGTGCGGCCGGTTAATACCAACTCACTTGCTTTTCTTGTCACAG TTCTTTTGCTTTTCATGATTTTGAACTCTAATCAGATGTCACCAAACTTTTTG ATCTGGCTAGTTGTGGGTGTCTTTTTGATGGCCACAATCCTAAGGATGTATGCAACTTGTCAACAACTTCAAGCTCAGGCCCGGGCTCATGCTGCGGCAGCCAGTGGCTTGCTAGGTCATACTGAACTGCGACTACACATGCCACCATCAATAGCTTTTGCAACAAGAGGACGATTACAAGGACTAAGACTCCAGCTTGCACTTCTTGACCGAGAGTTTGATGATCTAG ATTATGATACTCTCAGAGCATTGGATTCTGATAATACTTCCACCACTCCTTCAATGAGTGAGGAAGAGATAAATACTTTACCTGTTCACAAGTACAGAGTTGCTGGCTCAGAGAA TTCATCATGGCAACAGGCATCATCTTCTTCAGGCCCAGCTGAG ACTAAGCAAGACTTTAGAAAGGCGGATGGGAGCATCAGGGGGCCAGATGATGAACTGACATGCAGCATTTGCTTGGAGCAAGTTAATATGGGGGAGCTAGTTCGTAGCTTGCCATGTTTACATCAG TTTCATGCCAATTGCATTGATCCATGGCTGCGGCAACAAGGCACATGCCCTGTTTGTAAATTTAGTGTGGGATCGGGATGGCAGGATAGAAGGGAGAGTGAATCAGATGGTTCAGACATGGTTTAA